tgcGGAGCAGATGTTGAGGAATGGAAGTTGAGCCATAACATTCGATATAAGGACCTAACAGtaataacatgtttgtgttgtttattcatACTGTATATTACTTTATTTACAGCCTCAACATGTCTTTTTGCACTGAACCTTTGTTATTTCCAGGTTTTGCAGTTCTCTGTAATTATTCAGACGTTTTCTAACAGAGTTTCAGGTTCCTCACAAAAGAACAATATTCAATTTAGCCAGAAATGTTAACTGGTGTTTAATGGTTTGTTCATGAACTTTGGCCTGACGGGCGGGATTCAGACCACGGCTCGGACCACGGCTCCTTTTATGGTCCTGCTTGACATCAGGGCTCAGACCAAAGCTTGTGTACATTTACTCATCTACGTGTTTTGAGTTTTATAAAGAGATAAAACCTGAGTCGTCTGCTGTCGTCGTCTCTTCCAAACTGAAGCAAAGCACATGTGGGGTCGGATACTTATTTTATTGTACACCAACAAGATCATGTCATTTTCCTTCATGTCAATATCTTAGGGTTTGAGATGCTGAATCTCTTTACACAGTAATTTAATAAAGAAAAGcctgtttaaatatttatggCGTTTGTAAAAGCTTTTTCATCTGGTGattaaatgtggaaaaaagcaCTTAGGTGACAAGTAAGGCCATTCAAATTAGTATGGCTTTATTATTCATTACTTTATTTACTAACACCATCATTTTCTCCATAGCAATTCATTAGGGCTTAAATTACATTATCATACAAAACTTGAGTGATTAGAGACAAAAATACGATTTTTAAACCACAAATCTAATCTATTtaaggctttaaaaaaaatatacaacagTACATTCATGTAAAGTTCCAAATtttcaataataaaaatgagTCACCTCTCAGTGCTGGTACATTtcaatacaaaaatacattcTGTACATTCCTAAACAGTTTTGAACCCACAtttaatacacaaagacaaagaacaataaaaacagAGTGTTATTAGATTGCACATATTGATATATCAGACAGAACTTCATTGACTCCTGAGCGAGTAGCAGCTCCTCCCAGAACGACCATCACATCCTGAGCTGGCTCATGAGATTAGAAAGGGACGTGATGCTGGTTCGGAGTTTCTCGTCCTCTTCCTTTCCCAGCGACACTCCGGCCAGACGCGTGGAGCCGGTCGATCCCATGATGCACGGCAGGCTGAGGAACACCTCCGCACCTATACCGCCCCAGCCcttgagcaaacagaacacacagaTGAAGCAGTAAGAAACGGAAAACCAATAACAGTGAAAGAGACAACCCCAGCTTCACCTCAGAGGGTTGCTGGTGCTTatgctgcttctttttttttttaaaccacttgATAATGATACCTGAGCCAACGTGGAGACAGAGTGGGCCTTCATTGAATTTGTCAAGACGCTGTTTGTGATGTCAGCGATGGACAGACCCGCCGACCACGCCCGCTGGCCTCGGTTCTTCATGAGCTCGAACGCTCTACAGGCAGAAAGAAGGTGCATCAGAAAAAATGATTTACTTCCAAATTAAACTGGTGAATCGAGGAGGAGGCATCTTGTATTCTCTCATCCCATCTGAGTCACTAGATTCCAGTAACAGCACCTGGTTCTGCAGCTTCAGATCCCACTGGCTCAGCCACAAAAAATCTTCAAAACACCAGATGTGACAATCTAAATCCGTCTACTACTCGAGCTTGAACTCAAATCGTGTCCGTACCTGTCCAGCAGTGGTTTGGTGGAGCCGGAACCCGAGGCGATCTCCGGCTGCACGCTGGAGCTCAGCCCAGTGTTACTCATCACAGCAActggaagacaaaacacactctCAGAGCTCAGTGGAGTGCGTCACCTGGGTAAGTGGCCTGTATGAGATCACCGAGTGGAAAGAACACACACGAGGAGCAGGTCACACAGCATTTCTGGTTAGGCAAAGAAAAGGAGCCGACGGCGATAACAAATGAAAGAAGAATGGAGATGTGGTGAAGTCATTGATCGAGCATTCGCCGGGACAGTCAATATTTGTATGGGGCTCTCTCTGGCTCACCTTTGTTGTCTGACAGTTCCCCTATGACCCAGGCTTGCTTGTGGGTATTTAGGTTTATATCCAGGATGTGACTAAGTCTCTCCGAGTCCAGGTTGCACCCTGCGCCGATCACCCGTGTCGGGGGTAGGCCACTCTGTCTCCAGGCGACGTGGGCCATGATGTCCACTgcagatggagcagagagggagacgagTGAATGAAAAAGGTGGAGAAGCAGAGGGCTCAGTCCTCGGCACCGTCACTCACCTGGCTGGGAGGCGATGAGCAACACGGCGTTGGGACTGACTCGTGCCAGGTTCGGGATGATTCCTCTGTACAAGTCCACGTTGGTCTGAACCAAACTCAAATACGATTGGTCGCTGCTCCACGCGTTAGCCGTCACCACCACGACTCTGGAGCCTGCGGAGGCCGAGAcatctgaggagaggagaggagaggagagccatCGGCAGTTAACTAACCTAGAAGAGAACTTGCAGAAGCttgatgcatttttttgtttcaagCAATGGACACTGTGTTTACTCTCACTTGATCCCTATTGGATGCTTGTGTCTGTCTTATCAGTGACGGGTCAAAGCTCAGGATCTGAGCCGGAGAGTGAACAGCAGCTGGTCATGTTTGAGTTAATGATCGTGTCATAGAGGCGGGTCATTCCCGACAGTCGGCCTCAGCTCATAATCATCCAGTTACCTGAAAGACGACCTGTCATCCATGTTGTTTCAGGTTACTGTGTGACAGTGCAGAAGGTGACGTACCTCTGGAAATCTCCACCTTTGGCAGATTGAAGATCTCTAGGTCTGAGCTCCCTCCCTTCGTGGAACTCTCGGCGACATCAATGAAAACCAGTTTATCCACTTTACACTGTGTGAGAATCAGAGGAATTCATGagtctgacattttattttaagcggagaaaatatgtaaacacacgagagaaaatagaaaaaagttgATTTACCTTCGCCAAGATACTCATCACAGAAGCCACGCCTAAATCCCCTCCCCCGATAACCGAGACTTTGTTGATCTGTTGATCTTTAGGTCTGCTTCCACCTGAAATGGACACGATTTTAGCGAATAGTCGTGATAACTGATCATCAATAAGAAAGCTGTGCATCAAGTGAAGCACCATCGTTGATCTGGAGGTTGGAGACGAACGCCAGGAGCTCGTGGGGGTCTTTGTTTTCTCCGGTGCTCTTGGAGGACAGCGGAGGATCCTCCTCGAACTTGGCGATCATCTCATTCAGAAGAGCCACCACGGACGACTTGGGCTGTTACcaagcaaaacaataaataaacacagcGGTGAATCTGACGAGAACATCATTTCTCCTGCAtggagtttaaaaaaatgactcTAGAGAACATGGAGCCGTACGTGATCCCAGCTGTGAAGCCCCGGCAGATGAATCCGTCCCTTGGCATCGACGTGCTTGCCCTCTCTGATCACCATGTTGTGGGTCGGCCTCAGGAGGCAGATGGGAGGAGTGAAGGGGAACGAGTCTATGAGCCACAGCTGAATGGGGAAGTTGTAGGAGCGGCCTGAGGGATAAACAcagcaccaccatcatcatcatcatcatcatcacatgtcACAtattcagaggtcagaggtcagaggtcagacttACCATCATACTTGACAGGGATGTTGCCGACCAGTTTCAGGAGATCTTTCTGGGTGCCGTCACTGAATGCTGAAAAGTTACCAGAGCAACAGTGAGATCGAATACAGATCTGATGTGTATGAGAGAcgagaggtgtggggggggggggggggggggggggggggggggtactgacTGTATGTGCCGGTGGAAGGTTTCATCCCAGAGTAGATTCGATGGAttttctgcagctcctccacagcaaCATCGTGGAATTTGTACTGTTAATCAGCGGAGAGGGGAAAAGACGCGTCTGTAGTTTCAACatttcagtaaatcattcaggTTCTATTTAGAAACTTAGGACTCGTGGATCAATGAGACTCAGTGATTGTAAACGTCCATGTTCTGAGAGACTGAGGAGATCCTTCAGGAAGTTTTACACTGCTCCACTTTGTTTCACTCTTTGAAATGAGCTGAGCTATTTTCTCTTCTCTGGGGTTTGAGACATTTTATCAACTAATCGatgaatcaagaaaataaaatccaCAAATAACCAATAATGAAAATACCTGTTAAGTGCAGCCCTAGTTTTTATCCATAGCATATTGATATGAGATAAgtgattgtgtgtttaaaaccacaaccatcAATCAGATGTCAATCTtagaatttaaaagaaataacattGTGATAATTCGCAATAATGTCTTATTAAGTTTGTTTTAGGTGTCATGATAGATGACAATTTGAACTCTAAATCTTATAGAACAATAGCTGTTACACAAATTAAAGGATTCATTAGATGATAAAGCATTGTACATTGTGTATAACTCAATGATTGTTCCCTATCTCACGTATTGTGTTGATGTTAGGGGAAGTGCCATAAGAGCCATAAGACTCATCAGTAGAAGTTGATATACAGATCCATCAAACCCAGTTTCGGTTCAGTTAAAGATGTTTAAATTTCAGAAACTAGTAGATGACAGTATTCTGCAAATTATGTAAAAAGCTCAGatttgaaaaaagagaaactcatTATAACTTAAAAGACACTTTAAACACCAGAGGTGGAAAATTTCATTACAGAAATTAATCTCAACAACGAaaccataaaataaaacaagcttCTGTGAATGGTATCAAATGAATTGTAACTTAGGAACTAATTGAGATGTGAGGGGCTTTGTTTACTTTTACATCTATTTCAATCTTTAACTTATTGAATTATTTGCTTTATTAATTAATATCCTATGAAAAAGGAGCAGATTATGAGATATTATTCTTTATGCTCCTTCTCAATcaagattttattgttttgtttggtcgattaatgaaataaacacattaatatattcatatataaacaGCCCAGTGTTGTGAAGTTGTCTCTACATTCAGCTGTTGAAGtgttatgaaataaaaaatgttcgtCTCGTGattaaagtttgatttaaagTGATACGTGTTTCCAGAGCCGGTTCAGCCACTTACATGGAGGCTAACAGAAGCTAACATGTCCTAGCTTCCTTTGTAAAGTCTGTTTACACCCGACACCGGTCTCAAATGTGAAGCTCTGACTGATCGTTTACCTTCGAGAGGATCCGCAGAATGTTCTCCGAGCTGAGGTCCATCTATTCGAGTCAGAACCAGAAGCAACGAGCCCGGGTCTCTCAGGGTTTTCTCCTCCTGACACTTCACTTCCCACAACTTCCGCAAACTTTAAGGAGTAGCTAAGGCAAGAGACAGATCCCGCCCACTCTGTGCGTCAGATACGGCGGCTCCAGAGGGACGAAAACACGCAACGACACGGAATGATATTGACGTCACCGCTGTCATCGGATTAGCAGTTTTAATAAAACTGATCAAGTTTGTTTCAGGAAAATCAATGACCTTTAAAAAGTAATCGTAAACAATAATCcaacacattatatatatttatatatacggagaaatgtttcattgttttctcggaaaactaaaaaaatacaattttctcAAAGTGACCTTTTCTGTAGAATCTAAATTCTTTATATATAATTTCTGAGATTAACATTTGATGTAAAACTTAAGACGTTTAAATAAAACCCACGATGCAGCGATTTTCCTTATGATCAAATCCTTTTttcaagagaaacacacacacaacacgttcAGTGGTtttctgcatattcaaattaaCTTTACCAACAAAGTTTACCTGGAAAAATATGCACGATGTGTTCTGCTCAAAAAAAGCAAATCATCACCACTTGGCATTCAATGCCATTGACAGTCTTTAGGGAAAAAGCAGATCACACCTCCAAAATCGATTTCTCTCTTTGTAGCTTTGATCCTTTTAGGAATGAACCCTGCttaataaataatgtaacaGGGAATATTTGAGAACTTTTCCTTATATCCAAACAACCTCACGGTTGACTGATTTGTGaataggaccccccccccccccccccccgaccttcAACCTGTCAGGTGGTCTCTGAATACAatttgtctcttctcctcttgagGCAATGTCACTCGTCCACTCAGGTTTTTGTCCGGACAAGAGAGAACCCGGCACAGAGCAATGGACGCCAGGGTGTAAACAATCTCAGGGCTTCGTGAGTTAAGATGGCAGACCCATTGCTCCATGGTCCCAGATACACaggttttttaataattcatttattCAGGGACTTCAGATCTTTCTTGGCCTCTTAGCGTTTCTCCTtttcagctcctcttcctcttttttctcctcctcctgatctTCCAGCACAGCCAACTTCAGGCTGAGGAAACAAGGGACAGGGATACAGAGAATAAGaaataacattacattaagCAGGTAAATAAACATTCAGGACAGAAGGTTTACATGTGGTGTTGGGGACTGTGAGGTTCTCTTTATTTTCTTACCTCCTGGCCTCTTCTTTCTGCATATCTTTCCAGCTGCTCTCCATAAATTTAAGGGCGTAGTCACTCTCATCCTTGTATCTGAGTTGTGAAAAGCAAATGTTAGTTTTTCAAATAGAATtggaattatatatatttgacatATTAGAATACGTCAAAACCACACGTACTTGTTTCGATCATATCCAAAGATCTCCTTTATGTGCCTGGAAATTTCGTTTGGTTCGTTGCCTTCGTCATCAATAAAATCGTCCATTTCTGAGTCGTACTCGTCTTCCTCGTCATCAAATTGTCTCTTATAGGCAGATGTGATAGGTGGCAACGTTGTACCTGGAGGAGAggatttcacatttaaaataggAGGAACTGGATTAGTATTTTTGCCACACAGAATAATCCCAGTATCTTTTTAATACATGTTAAAAAGATACTGGGATGGACTCAACCACAGTAGAGTGGGCCATTTTAAAATTGAATCATTTCCTGTGATGAAGGGCATTACACAGGATTCCATTATAGGTCACTCTCTATATTTATAAAATTGGCAGGTCCTTAAATACATGTAATTTACATTTTATGGAGATGATATAATTTAACAGTTCAGGAAATTGACACTGCTCTTCAAATCAACACTTTTTGAAATGGTGGCTCGCTGGTGCATTGAAACTGCCAAACTGGATGAATTTACTTAAAATAGATAAGTCACAATCTAAGGAGGCAACTTAGTTTCCTGTAGAGGAAAAAGTCTCATCTCCCATTAAgtgagaaaagggaaaaggatTTGGAAACTACCTTTCACTGAAGTGAATTACAGCGATGGTTTATAGAGACGGGCTCCATTTCAAATCTTTAACATCTGGATGCTGTCAatacttttgtttttcaattcaTCACTGAAAGTGTACAGTATCCATCATCGTGTTTTTTATCAGACGGTGGGAACTGTCCTAAGTCTCTGATGCAAGATACACTCTTATAAATCTATTCATTCATGAAGGACAACTTCAAACTTCTGTGCACCAGTGACTCTACCTCTAACATCTGTCCTCAGGACTAACTGGCACTATGAGCTCCTGCTGTAAATACTAACGTTGGTGAGACAATGtccatatttattattattactactatTATGATGTGATCTTGTAACATGAACGCCCCATTTGCTTGAATAATTCACAGAGTAGACTGAGACTTGACACACTGATACAGATAGGACAAAACTTAAGCTAGGATGTTTAACTGCCTTGAGTTATGACTGTTatattctttaaatgtttttgtatagCTTTATAAAGAATGCACTTATGTACGGTGACATCTGTGTAGTTAGAAATGGTTTATTACATGGTATTACTGCATTTCTGCTATTGCCATGTTATATTGCCACTTTATTTTACTGACAAGAGtcacttgtttgtttggtttaatGTCAATGTCTGAaaccatgtttgttttatccGTGTTGCGATCGTGGCTGTGCTCTGACCCAGGAGTAATGTCAAAGCTGCAGAGCGCTGCTGAAAAGCTTCATTCACTTTGACAAACAATCTCTTTGCCCTGTAGAGCGgactgtgttgtttcagacGGTTTGAAAAATCTCCGCAGCCATTTATTATACATGAATATGACTGTGTAATATGATTAATACTGTGCTACAGTGTTAATCTGAACACTTAACAGCTGATCCTGTTTTAACTGTAGAGAAAAAGGACTGTTTTGCTATGTCCTGGATTTTGAAACCTTCCGTAATAACAGCTACTTGATAAAAACTAATATTGAAATGAACATATGTACTGCATGTATTGTTTAATGGTGTACGGGTCTCAAGCCTTGTGATACTTTAGTTATACATACTCTGTTTAGTTGCTCTGGTAACAACAATCAACCAATtatgaagaagcaggaaattgCTGACGTGTATAAGACAGTTTTTCAAGCTGTGACCCTCGGCTCTAATCAAACCAACTGCATTGCTCTGATTTTAACACACTTAGAAAAGCACAGTTTCCTCAGTCAATCTTTGTCTGTATTTCACATGTGACCTTACATCCTTTAAATTTGAATCAATGTCTTAGTAATATCATAGTATTATTGTTTCTCCGGGTATTACCTGGTGGTCTGTTCATCCCAGGTCTCTGTGGCATCCCAGGTCTCTGTGGCATCCCAGGTCTCTGTGGCATCCCAGGTCTCTGTGGCATGCCTGGCTGAGGAGGGACACCTGGTCTGGGTCCACCAAAATTCTTGGATGAAATGGTCTCCGACACCACAGTGCACGTGGGTCTTCCAGGTCCTGATTCCCTCATATCTGTCGAACGTCCAGGACCTGGTCCCCCACTACCAGGTCGACCGCTTCCAGGCCCTGGTCCCCCACCACCAGGTCGACCGCTTCCAGGCCCTGGTCCCCCACCACCAGGTCGACCGCTTCCAGGACCAGGTCGACCGCTTCCAGGCACTGGTCCGCCACAACCAGGTCGGCCGCTTCCAGGACCAGGTCGACCGCTTCCAGGCACTGGTCCGCCACAACCAGGTCGGCCGCTTCCAGGCCCCGGAGGTCTGGATCCATTACCTCCAGGGTAACCCTGCCCACCACTCCCACCAGGC
Above is a genomic segment from Pleuronectes platessa chromosome 7, fPlePla1.1, whole genome shotgun sequence containing:
- the uevld gene encoding ubiquitin-conjugating enzyme E2 variant 3, yielding MDLSSENILRILSKYKFHDVAVEELQKIHRIYSGMKPSTGTYTFSDGTQKDLLKLVGNIPVKYDGRSYNFPIQLWLIDSFPFTPPICLLRPTHNMVIREGKHVDAKGRIHLPGLHSWDHPKSSVVALLNEMIAKFEEDPPLSSKSTGENKDPHELLAFVSNLQINDGGSRPKDQQINKVSVIGGGDLGVASVMSILAKCKVDKLVFIDVAESSTKGGSSDLEIFNLPKVEISRDVSASAGSRVVVVTANAWSSDQSYLSLVQTNVDLYRGIIPNLARVSPNAVLLIASQPVDIMAHVAWRQSGLPPTRVIGAGCNLDSERLSHILDINLNTHKQAWVIGELSDNKVAVMSNTGLSSSVQPEIASGSGSTKPLLDRAFELMKNRGQRAWSAGLSIADITNSVLTNSMKAHSVSTLAQGWGGIGAEVFLSLPCIMGSTGSTRLAGVSLGKEEDEKLRTSITSLSNLMSQLRM